A genomic segment from Bombus affinis isolate iyBomAffi1 chromosome 13, iyBomAffi1.2, whole genome shotgun sequence encodes:
- the LOC126922984 gene encoding gamma-tubulin complex component 6 isoform X4 translates to MNVQEYVCANDQISDRYNDDVYGLVTQLSRHILHSYRSSHRNVQFAYDHDIKIIKHLRIKAFEILLKKSDRLIPSQDYEALQKIDPLLELQKHAFVLKLKLNHSYNANMLEHLLENLEEFPCGELPVFSILQLLMQLKNCNINPEPLTNIFYFDKANPAFPEITYNNNKIPPFQIYPMECFISSDKFEATLERYPVKRIAPTNIMNEFNFLDNSIKSKAIVGVESIDMSTACDFMSNHIFDKISSHMLSCPNQQYIINSELNIHILQNNMIGSKCENVCSFPLEKGDTANYLYLPFMQINTDENESIVDTWKVLDQSVSNESNSTMNIWNHIWNQISVTNTLPTIDHQTWEYFGETQSIKELMFITDTPIAAIHLEKVKQMNDLFIISEELMNSSLLFEQVSTKEFICDVKSMLLGIESNSFEYRCATGFILRRNISVYGISPESIKKICQEAINWGNCFKFLWNLVTHKSQGNKLPQEGLMFKALCTNIKELLLYYQAALIRIFTHEKESEGILKIFQKKWIFEGICDDIYGEFMIKTRPQYLRNRSHKFWTKSFSICNDEVPGFLNDLAESILQCGKTVRLLRICDSKNPVCRVCVTEQPEIKVCLNIMSLHEQSSRYREYEKKGQTALGSILSLSTAILNQKQLEKEMSKITILSERDTLLKLRENKEEPGDTVTTVTRVKQNVLTSPQEQVLTNNLQSNKAEEIELSNKIQLEIEHDKGESRIKETSESLERTIVWNYYEGLANDINKRCIRSQWRKKRMKLYNERVDILSRANQESRNEFLKKTEGHNCAITSDFFLIETPISLEDENKNYTNTSYQTSNVMSIPSTQINQDSRQSSSLENYAHKRIIGNNNEKHEFHNFGHLERLNTNPTSKVLSNKNTTNKEMNEILECLLVHRTQSSVTERPTLLNVMKIDNITESQIDGVCMRPLDYNMTPNNNELDIRQIEFTSVTHETNETGTRCSQIIAITNKENDLETPMSCTTDNFTTSSVQSPISTYNLEDSSPSEISSTVILSSSTQLITKSSLAMKGDSTFSDLFELARDEKSNNASPVIAPLSITDVEIIDHISLQAYLEKSIRIPLNVQSRLVNNAIIKYFLEENNLLSHLHSLRSYFFLLNGEFAKSLTDSLYSRLYEISIPIELFNSATLTNLLERALVNSFNNVYINSELLNLSATDTPAQLHISDPAALDCLTLNYKINWPLNIILDETVMQQYSKVFKFLITSGRVSWVLQEDFNIMKRERKAITSEQYHKLQLYRHSMTQFMNALHNYLTCSVLHASWAEFEKDLEHSLTVDQIYMAHVNYIKRILSRCMLNSRGEKIRVCLTNIFKVILKFHNRIRSQNWVMKSTGYVHPNFKKLEQMYQAFFELRAYMSHVAFKLATSGYQPHLMHFLNALNINPLYDLTAKSCRNTVGSAES, encoded by the exons ATGAACGTTCAAGAATACGTTTGTGCCAATGACCAAATCAGTGACCGTTATAACGACGATGTTTATGGTCTCGTAACTCAATTGAGCAGGCACATATTACATTCGTATCGATCCTCCCACCGAAATGTACAGTTTGCTTATGATCATGATATCAAAATAATTAAACACCTTCGAATCAAAGCTTTTGAAATATTACTGAAAAAAAGTGATCGTTTGATCCCTAGCCAAG ATTATGAAGCACTTCAAAAGATAGATCCACTTTTAGAACTACAAAAGCATGCTTTtgtattgaaattgaaattaaaccaTTCATACAATGCTAATATGTTAGAACATTTACTGGAAAATCTTGAAGAATTCCCATGCGGTGAACTACCAGTATTTTCTATTTTGCAGCTACtaatgcaattaaaaaattgtaacatTAACCCTGAGCCATTAACG aatatattttatttcgacAAAGCAAATCCTGCTTTTCCTGAAATCacatacaataataataaaataccgCCATTCCAAATATACCCAATGGAATGTTTCATATCATCGGATAAATTTGAAGCAACACTCGAAAGATATCCAGTTAAAAGAATTGCACCTACAAATATCATGAATGAATTCAATTTTTtggataattcaataaaatccaAAGCCATAGTTGGGGTTGAATCCATTga TATGTCTACTGCATGTGATTTTATGTCCAATcatatatttgataaaatatcaTCACATATGCTTTCATGCCCAAACcaacaatatataataaattcagagcttaatatacatattttacaaaataatatg ATTGGAAGCAAGTGCGAAAATGTATGCAGCTTTCCTTTGGAAAAAGGAGACACAGCAAATTATTTGTATCTCCCTTTTATGCAGATAAATACAGATGAAAACGAAAGTATTGTAGATACATGGAAAGTTCTAGATCAAAGTGTTAGCAATGAATCAAATAGTACTATGAACATTTGGAATCATATATGGAATCAAATTAGTGTTACTAATACTCTACCAACTATAGATCATCAAACATGGGAATACTTTGGAGAGACACAATCTATTAAAGAATTGATGTTTATAACAGATACTCCAATTGCAGCAATACATCTAGAAAAAGTTAAGCAAATGAATGATTTATTTATAATCTCGGAAGAA TTAATGAATTCTTCGCTTCTTTTCGAACAAGTGTCAACCAAAGAATTTATATGTGATGTAAAATCAATGTTGCTGGGAATAGAATCAAATTCCTTTGAGTATAGATGTGct ACAGGATTTATCTTACGAAGAAACATTAGTGTATATGGTATAAGTCCAGAATCAATAAAGAAGATTTGTCAAGAAGCTATTAATTGGGGTAATTGTTTTAAATTCTTGTGGAATCTAGTTACGCACAAATCACAAGGTAACAAATTACCACAAGAAGGACTAATGTTTAAG gcTCTATGTACAAATATCAAAGAATTATTGCTTTACTATCAAGCAGCACTAATAAGAATTTTTACACATGAAAAAGAATCAGAgggaatattaaaaatatttcaaaaa AAATGGATATTTGAAGGTATATGCGACGATATATATGGAGAATTTATGATAAAAACGCGTCCACAATATTTACGTAATAGAAGTCACAAATTTTGGACGAAAAGTTTTAGCATTTGCAATGATGAGGTGCCAGGTTTTTTGAATGATCTAGCTGAATCAATACTTCAATGTGGCAAAACAGTAAGACTTCTAAGAATTTGCGACTCCAAA AATCCAGTATGCCGTGTCTGTGTAACTGAGCAACCAGAAATAAAAGTTTGCTTAAACATAATGTCGTTACACGAGCAGTCATCAAGATATCGAGAATATGAAAAGAAAGGTCAAACTGCACTTGGTTCAATACTTTCTCTTTCCACGGCTATCTTAAACCAGAAGCAGTTAGAAAAAGAAATGTCAAAAATAACTATACTTTCAGAACGTGATACATTATTGAAACTTCGTG aaaacaAGGAAGAACCAGGGGACACAGTAACAACAGTAACACGAGTAAAACAAAATGTTTTAACAAGTCCACAAGAACAAGTACTTACAAATAACTTACAATCAAATAAGGCTGAAGAAATTGAGTTATCAAACAAGATACAATTAGAAATCGAACATGATAAAGGAGAAAGTAGAATAAAGGAAACATCAGAATCCTTAGAAcg GACAATTGTTTGGAATTATTATGAAGGTTTAGCTAATGATATTAATAAACGATGCATTCGTTCACAATGGCGGAAGAAAAGAATGAAATTGTATAATGAAAGAGTGGATATATTAAGTAGAGCAAACCAAGAATCAAGGAACGAGTTTTTAAAAAAAACTGAAGGACATAATTGTGCAATAACTtcagatttttttttaattgaaactCCAATCTCACTTGAAGATGAAAATAAGAACTATACGAATACATCTTATCAAACATCAAATGTAATGTCAATACCGTCTACTCAAATTAATCAAGATTCAAGGCAAAGTTCTTCACTTGAAAATTACGCACATAAGAGAATAATAGGCAACAATAATGAGAAACACGAATTTCATAATTTCGGACATTTAGAAAGACTAAATACGAATCCGACCTCAAAAGTTTTGTcaaataaaaatacaacaaataaAGAAATGAATGAGATTTTAGAATGCCTATTAGTTCATCGTACACAGTCATCAGTAACAGAAAGACCCACTCTTTTAAACGTTATGAAAATCGATAATATTACAGAATCTCAAATTGACGGCGTATGCATGCGACCATTAGATTATAATATGACGCCAAATAACAATGAACTTGATATACGTCAAATCGAATTTACCTCTGTTACGCATGAAACAAATGAAACGGGTACTCGTTGCTCCCAAATTATAGCCATCACAAATAAAGAAAATGACTTAGAAACACCGATGTCATGTACAACGGATAATTTTACTACTTCATCAGTACAGAGCCCCATTTCAACATATAATTTAGAAGACTCATCTCCTTCGGAAATTTCATCTACAGTAATATTATCGAGTTCGACTCAGTTAATTACGAAATCATCTCTTGCCATGAAAGGAGATTCaacattttcagatttatttgaATTGGCTCGTGATGAAAAAAGTAATAACGCATCGCCAGTAATAGCTCCTTTGAGTATTACTGATGTCGAGATAATTGATCATATTTCTCTTCAGGCCTATTTAGAAAAGTCGATTCGTATTCCTCTCAACGTACAGAGCCGTCTCGTTAACAATGCTATTATCAAATACTTTTTGGAAGAAAACAACTTGCTCTCACATTTGCATAGTCTACGTAGTTATTTCTTTTTGCTAAATGGGGAATTTGCAAAGAGCTTAACAGATTCCCTGTATTCTCGTTTATATGAAATCTCAATACCTATCGAACTATTTAATTCCGCTACTTTGACTAATCTTCTAGAACGAGCACTCGTTAATTCGTTTAACAATGTTTATATTAATTCGGAACTTCTCAATCTCTCAGCAACGGACACACCAGCTCAATTACAC ATATCAGATCCAGCTGCATTGGATTGTCTTACTCTCAACTATAAGATAAATTGGCCACTTAATATTATACTTGATGAGACAGTCATGCAACAATACAGTAAAGTATTTAAATTTCTAATAACAAGCGGTCGAGTTTCATGGGTGTTGCAAGAGGACTTTAATATTATGAAAAGAGAACGAAAAGCAATTACATCAGAACAATATCATAAG CTGCAGTTATATAGGCATTCAATGACACAATTTATGAATGCGTTGCATAATTATCTAACATGTAGCGTGTTACACGCAAGTTGGGCTGAATTTGAAAAAGATCTGGAACATTCTTTAACTGTAGATCAAATTTATATGGCACATGTAAActatataaaacgtatattATCAAG ATGTATGCTAAATAGTCGTGGAGAAAAAATACGCGTATGTTTAACCAATATATTTAAagtcattttgaaatttcataacAGAATAAGATCTCAAAACTGGGTAATGAAATCTACAGGATATGTACATCCTAATTTTAAAAAACTGGAACAAATGTATCAAGCATTCTTTGAGTTACGAGCATATATGTCGCACGTTGCGTTTAAGTTAGCTACTAGCGGGTACCAACCGCATCTAATGCATTTCCTAAATGCTCTTAATATAAATCCACTGTATGATTTAACCGCTAAAAGTTGTCGTAACACTGTAGGTTCTGCAGAGTcttaa
- the LOC126922984 gene encoding gamma-tubulin complex component 6 isoform X1, with translation MNVQEYVCANDQISDRYNDDVYGLVTQLSRHILHSYRSSHRNVQFAYDHDIKIIKHLRIKAFEILLKKSDRLIPSQDYEALQKIDPLLELQKHAFVLKLKLNHSYNANMLEHLLENLEEFPCGELPVFSILQLLMQLKNCNINPEPLTNIFYFDKANPAFPEITYNNNKIPPFQIYPMECFISSDKFEATLERYPVKRIAPTNIMNEFNFLDNSIKSKAIVGVESIDMSTACDFMSNHIFDKISSHMLSCPNQQYIINSELNIHILQNNMIGSKCENVCSFPLEKGDTANYLYLPFMQINTDENESIVDTWKVLDQSVSNESNSTMNIWNHIWNQISVTNTLPTIDHQTWEYFGETQSIKELMFITDTPIAAIHLEKVKQMNDLFIISEELMNSSLLFEQVSTKEFICDVKSMLLGIESNSFEYRCATGFILRRNISVYGISPESIKKICQEAINWGNCFKFLWNLVTHKSQGNKLPQEGLMFKALCTNIKELLLYYQAALIRIFTHEKESEGILKIFQKVRSVAKLITKVAKVCEPYKENQYMSQEGSSILTRIYNEAIKVTDAKIALVFYSLLKSCCEVYFRFLQKWIFEGICDDIYGEFMIKTRPQYLRNRSHKFWTKSFSICNDEVPGFLNDLAESILQCGKTVRLLRICDSKNPVCRVCVTEQPEIKVCLNIMSLHEQSSRYREYEKKGQTALGSILSLSTAILNQKQLEKEMSKITILSERDTLLKLRENKEEPGDTVTTVTRVKQNVLTSPQEQVLTNNLQSNKAEEIELSNKIQLEIEHDKGESRIKETSESLERTIVWNYYEGLANDINKRCIRSQWRKKRMKLYNERVDILSRANQESRNEFLKKTEGHNCAITSDFFLIETPISLEDENKNYTNTSYQTSNVMSIPSTQINQDSRQSSSLENYAHKRIIGNNNEKHEFHNFGHLERLNTNPTSKVLSNKNTTNKEMNEILECLLVHRTQSSVTERPTLLNVMKIDNITESQIDGVCMRPLDYNMTPNNNELDIRQIEFTSVTHETNETGTRCSQIIAITNKENDLETPMSCTTDNFTTSSVQSPISTYNLEDSSPSEISSTVILSSSTQLITKSSLAMKGDSTFSDLFELARDEKSNNASPVIAPLSITDVEIIDHISLQAYLEKSIRIPLNVQSRLVNNAIIKYFLEENNLLSHLHSLRSYFFLLNGEFAKSLTDSLYSRLYEISIPIELFNSATLTNLLERALVNSFNNVYINSELLNLSATDTPAQLHISDPAALDCLTLNYKINWPLNIILDETVMQQYSKVFKFLITSGRVSWVLQEDFNIMKRERKAITSEQYHKLQLYRHSMTQFMNALHNYLTCSVLHASWAEFEKDLEHSLTVDQIYMAHVNYIKRILSRCMLNSRGEKIRVCLTNIFKVILKFHNRIRSQNWVMKSTGYVHPNFKKLEQMYQAFFELRAYMSHVAFKLATSGYQPHLMHFLNALNINPLYDLTAKSCRNTVGSAES, from the exons ATGAACGTTCAAGAATACGTTTGTGCCAATGACCAAATCAGTGACCGTTATAACGACGATGTTTATGGTCTCGTAACTCAATTGAGCAGGCACATATTACATTCGTATCGATCCTCCCACCGAAATGTACAGTTTGCTTATGATCATGATATCAAAATAATTAAACACCTTCGAATCAAAGCTTTTGAAATATTACTGAAAAAAAGTGATCGTTTGATCCCTAGCCAAG ATTATGAAGCACTTCAAAAGATAGATCCACTTTTAGAACTACAAAAGCATGCTTTtgtattgaaattgaaattaaaccaTTCATACAATGCTAATATGTTAGAACATTTACTGGAAAATCTTGAAGAATTCCCATGCGGTGAACTACCAGTATTTTCTATTTTGCAGCTACtaatgcaattaaaaaattgtaacatTAACCCTGAGCCATTAACG aatatattttatttcgacAAAGCAAATCCTGCTTTTCCTGAAATCacatacaataataataaaataccgCCATTCCAAATATACCCAATGGAATGTTTCATATCATCGGATAAATTTGAAGCAACACTCGAAAGATATCCAGTTAAAAGAATTGCACCTACAAATATCATGAATGAATTCAATTTTTtggataattcaataaaatccaAAGCCATAGTTGGGGTTGAATCCATTga TATGTCTACTGCATGTGATTTTATGTCCAATcatatatttgataaaatatcaTCACATATGCTTTCATGCCCAAACcaacaatatataataaattcagagcttaatatacatattttacaaaataatatg ATTGGAAGCAAGTGCGAAAATGTATGCAGCTTTCCTTTGGAAAAAGGAGACACAGCAAATTATTTGTATCTCCCTTTTATGCAGATAAATACAGATGAAAACGAAAGTATTGTAGATACATGGAAAGTTCTAGATCAAAGTGTTAGCAATGAATCAAATAGTACTATGAACATTTGGAATCATATATGGAATCAAATTAGTGTTACTAATACTCTACCAACTATAGATCATCAAACATGGGAATACTTTGGAGAGACACAATCTATTAAAGAATTGATGTTTATAACAGATACTCCAATTGCAGCAATACATCTAGAAAAAGTTAAGCAAATGAATGATTTATTTATAATCTCGGAAGAA TTAATGAATTCTTCGCTTCTTTTCGAACAAGTGTCAACCAAAGAATTTATATGTGATGTAAAATCAATGTTGCTGGGAATAGAATCAAATTCCTTTGAGTATAGATGTGct ACAGGATTTATCTTACGAAGAAACATTAGTGTATATGGTATAAGTCCAGAATCAATAAAGAAGATTTGTCAAGAAGCTATTAATTGGGGTAATTGTTTTAAATTCTTGTGGAATCTAGTTACGCACAAATCACAAGGTAACAAATTACCACAAGAAGGACTAATGTTTAAG gcTCTATGTACAAATATCAAAGAATTATTGCTTTACTATCAAGCAGCACTAATAAGAATTTTTACACATGAAAAAGAATCAGAgggaatattaaaaatatttcaaaaagtaCGTTCTGTGGCTAAATTAATCACTAAAGTTGCTAAAGTTTGTGAACCTTACAAAGAAAATCAGTACATGTCCCAAGAAGGAAGTAGCATTCTTACTAGAATTTATAATGAAGCAATTAAAGTGACAGATGCCAAAATTGCTTTGGtattttattcattattaaaatcTTGCTGTGAAGTTTATTTTCG ATTTTTACAGAAATGGATATTTGAAGGTATATGCGACGATATATATGGAGAATTTATGATAAAAACGCGTCCACAATATTTACGTAATAGAAGTCACAAATTTTGGACGAAAAGTTTTAGCATTTGCAATGATGAGGTGCCAGGTTTTTTGAATGATCTAGCTGAATCAATACTTCAATGTGGCAAAACAGTAAGACTTCTAAGAATTTGCGACTCCAAA AATCCAGTATGCCGTGTCTGTGTAACTGAGCAACCAGAAATAAAAGTTTGCTTAAACATAATGTCGTTACACGAGCAGTCATCAAGATATCGAGAATATGAAAAGAAAGGTCAAACTGCACTTGGTTCAATACTTTCTCTTTCCACGGCTATCTTAAACCAGAAGCAGTTAGAAAAAGAAATGTCAAAAATAACTATACTTTCAGAACGTGATACATTATTGAAACTTCGTG aaaacaAGGAAGAACCAGGGGACACAGTAACAACAGTAACACGAGTAAAACAAAATGTTTTAACAAGTCCACAAGAACAAGTACTTACAAATAACTTACAATCAAATAAGGCTGAAGAAATTGAGTTATCAAACAAGATACAATTAGAAATCGAACATGATAAAGGAGAAAGTAGAATAAAGGAAACATCAGAATCCTTAGAAcg GACAATTGTTTGGAATTATTATGAAGGTTTAGCTAATGATATTAATAAACGATGCATTCGTTCACAATGGCGGAAGAAAAGAATGAAATTGTATAATGAAAGAGTGGATATATTAAGTAGAGCAAACCAAGAATCAAGGAACGAGTTTTTAAAAAAAACTGAAGGACATAATTGTGCAATAACTtcagatttttttttaattgaaactCCAATCTCACTTGAAGATGAAAATAAGAACTATACGAATACATCTTATCAAACATCAAATGTAATGTCAATACCGTCTACTCAAATTAATCAAGATTCAAGGCAAAGTTCTTCACTTGAAAATTACGCACATAAGAGAATAATAGGCAACAATAATGAGAAACACGAATTTCATAATTTCGGACATTTAGAAAGACTAAATACGAATCCGACCTCAAAAGTTTTGTcaaataaaaatacaacaaataaAGAAATGAATGAGATTTTAGAATGCCTATTAGTTCATCGTACACAGTCATCAGTAACAGAAAGACCCACTCTTTTAAACGTTATGAAAATCGATAATATTACAGAATCTCAAATTGACGGCGTATGCATGCGACCATTAGATTATAATATGACGCCAAATAACAATGAACTTGATATACGTCAAATCGAATTTACCTCTGTTACGCATGAAACAAATGAAACGGGTACTCGTTGCTCCCAAATTATAGCCATCACAAATAAAGAAAATGACTTAGAAACACCGATGTCATGTACAACGGATAATTTTACTACTTCATCAGTACAGAGCCCCATTTCAACATATAATTTAGAAGACTCATCTCCTTCGGAAATTTCATCTACAGTAATATTATCGAGTTCGACTCAGTTAATTACGAAATCATCTCTTGCCATGAAAGGAGATTCaacattttcagatttatttgaATTGGCTCGTGATGAAAAAAGTAATAACGCATCGCCAGTAATAGCTCCTTTGAGTATTACTGATGTCGAGATAATTGATCATATTTCTCTTCAGGCCTATTTAGAAAAGTCGATTCGTATTCCTCTCAACGTACAGAGCCGTCTCGTTAACAATGCTATTATCAAATACTTTTTGGAAGAAAACAACTTGCTCTCACATTTGCATAGTCTACGTAGTTATTTCTTTTTGCTAAATGGGGAATTTGCAAAGAGCTTAACAGATTCCCTGTATTCTCGTTTATATGAAATCTCAATACCTATCGAACTATTTAATTCCGCTACTTTGACTAATCTTCTAGAACGAGCACTCGTTAATTCGTTTAACAATGTTTATATTAATTCGGAACTTCTCAATCTCTCAGCAACGGACACACCAGCTCAATTACAC ATATCAGATCCAGCTGCATTGGATTGTCTTACTCTCAACTATAAGATAAATTGGCCACTTAATATTATACTTGATGAGACAGTCATGCAACAATACAGTAAAGTATTTAAATTTCTAATAACAAGCGGTCGAGTTTCATGGGTGTTGCAAGAGGACTTTAATATTATGAAAAGAGAACGAAAAGCAATTACATCAGAACAATATCATAAG CTGCAGTTATATAGGCATTCAATGACACAATTTATGAATGCGTTGCATAATTATCTAACATGTAGCGTGTTACACGCAAGTTGGGCTGAATTTGAAAAAGATCTGGAACATTCTTTAACTGTAGATCAAATTTATATGGCACATGTAAActatataaaacgtatattATCAAG ATGTATGCTAAATAGTCGTGGAGAAAAAATACGCGTATGTTTAACCAATATATTTAAagtcattttgaaatttcataacAGAATAAGATCTCAAAACTGGGTAATGAAATCTACAGGATATGTACATCCTAATTTTAAAAAACTGGAACAAATGTATCAAGCATTCTTTGAGTTACGAGCATATATGTCGCACGTTGCGTTTAAGTTAGCTACTAGCGGGTACCAACCGCATCTAATGCATTTCCTAAATGCTCTTAATATAAATCCACTGTATGATTTAACCGCTAAAAGTTGTCGTAACACTGTAGGTTCTGCAGAGTcttaa